Below is a genomic region from Aminiphilus circumscriptus DSM 16581.
GCCTCGGCAGTGACAGTGCAGGAGACCACGATCGCCGCATCCAGCGGAGCCTCCTCGACCAACCGCGCTCCCCGGGCAAGAAACGCCGCAGCGAGGGCCTCTCCCTCGTACTGGTTGGTGCGGCAGCCGAGGGAACGCACCAGGATTCTCGGCCGTTCAGAGAGACAGGGCATCATCGGTCCGACACAGCCCCTCTCTCGTCAGAGAAAACCAGGAACACCCCACGGTCACCGCCGTAGGAGCACGCAAAATCCTCGGACCGAGCGAAACAGGCACAAAACCCATTTCCCTGAAACGCTCCTTTTCTCGCGGGGAGAAATCGCCCTCGGGGCCCACCGCAAAAGCGACGTCCGGGCCGCACTGCACACTCCCCAGGGGGCGGGCACCTCCGTCGAGAATCGCCGCGTAGCATTCGGGAGGAAGCGTGACCGGGTCGATTTCCTCGACCTCCAAAGGAGAGAAGAGGTGGGGCGGTGACGATGCACCGCACTGCTTAGTAGCCTCAAGGAGAATTCGCTGCCACCGCTCCATCCGTCGCGGCGCGGAAAGTACCGCGCCCTTGGGAACACTCCGTTCGCAGCGAAGAGGCAGGATCTGTGCCACGCCCACCTCGACGGCGTTCCGAAGAAGCGCGTTCCAGGCATCCTCCTTGAGGATTCCCGCAAGGAGGAGAAGATGGAGCGAGGTTTCCGGAGAGGGAATCCGCTCGCATTCGACACCTTCCCATCGCTCCTGGTTCTTCTCAAGGGAAAGAATCACCCGCCATCCCGGAAGCAGCCCCTCCACCCTGTCACCGACGACACACCGGCGAACCCGAACGAGATGGTGTACTTCATCGGCATCGAGAATCCACCGCCCTTCAGGCGTTCGCAGACTCGTTTCGAGTCGAAGGCGCGGCAGCGACACCCCACCAGTCTCCTTTCTCAAGTTCCTGCAGGGGAACGAGCCCGGCCCGATCGAGCGCGGCGAGGAACTGTTCCCGTTCCCGCACCACAAGACCGGAAAACAGGGCGACCCCCTTTTCCCGTAGAAGAGAACACACGGATGGGAGCATCTCCAGAAGAGGTTCGAGCACGATGTTCGCCAGCAGGCAATCCACGGAAGAGACAAATCCACGAAGCAGATCTCCCGTTTCCACCCGAACCTTTCCGACGGGAAGATCGTTGAGGCGGCAATTCTCCTCGATCTCCGGAATCACCGCGGGGTCAAGATCTCTGGCCGTCACGTCCGCTGCACCGAGTTTGACCGCTGCAATGGAGAGAATGCCCGATCCGGAGCCGATATCCACGGCGGTCATGCCTGGAAATGCATGGGACTCCAAAAGTTCCAGCATGATCTGGGTACTCTCGTGGTAGCCTGTTCCGAAAGCACTCCCGGGATAGATGTACAGAGGAATCCGGCCCACGGGTTCCTTGCCGCGGTGCCACGGGGCGAGAACGACGAAGCTGCGCCCCACGTCGAGAGGCGGAAAGGCGTCCTTCCATGCGGTGTGCCACTGTCGATTTTCGATTTTTCCCATATCGACGATGGAAATGTTCGGCCACGGCTCAAGGGCCTCTCCCAAGCGCCCGAGCCAGAATCCGAGATCGTGGGAATTCCGGAAATAAGCCCGGAGTCGAATCCGCTCCGCTCCCTGCTGCTGTTCCGCGCCGATGCTGCCGGAGAGTTCCGCCAGAGAGGCGAGAACATCCTCATCCCCGTCTTTTCCCTCGAGGATCACGTACCACCAGAAACCGTCTCCGCCCGTCATCGACATGACATCAACCTCCACAAACCGCAAGAGGGAGGCCAAGCCTCCCTCTTGCCTCTTTTTTCAAGTGTACCACAATTTCAACGGTACGCCACCAGAGTGTTGTTTGCCTATCCAAAAAAAGATTTCAGTTTGTCGAGGAAGCTTTCATTTTCCTTGACAGAGACATCCATTTCCTGGGCAAGCGCCTGGAGGAGCGCTCGCTGACGATCCGTCAAATCCCGAGGAACTTCCACCGAGAGATGAACGACAAGATCGCCTCGTCCCTTGCCGCGCAGCCTCGGCATTCCCTTGCCGCGCAGCCGGAAGGTCTCTCCGGGCTGACTTCCCGGCGGAATGTCGAGCACTTCCTCACCGTCGAGGGTCTCGATGGGAATTTCGCACCCTAGGGCGGCCTGGGGAAACAGGACGGAAACCTTGGTGTGCAGCCTGTCCCCGTCGCGTTCGAAGCGGGGGTGTTCCCGCACACGTATCAGAAGGTAAAGGTCTCCGGGAGGTCCACCGTTGACTCCCGCCTCTCCCTCTCCAGTAATACGAAGCCTGAGTCCCGTATCCGCCCCGGGAGGAATGCGCACATCCAGCCGGTGGGACTGCCGGAGCACGCCGCTGCCGCTACAGGATTTGCACGGTGACGAAATGATTTTCCCCTTTCCTGCACACCGGGCGCAAGGTGTCACGGACGAGAATTGCCCGAAGGGGGTTCTCTGGACGTGCTCCACCTGGCCCCGTCCTCCGCAGGCGGGACACGTCTCTGGGGAAGTTCCCGGCTCCGCACCACTTCCTCCGCACCGTTTGCATCCCTCCCACCGGGGAATCGACACCTCTCTGACCGCACCGGAAAAGGCTTCCTCCAGCGTGCATTCCAATTCCATCTCCAGATCGGAACCTCTCCGGGGAGCGGTGGAGGAGCGGCCCCGCCGCCCTCCACCACCGAAGAAGCTGTCGAAGATATCTCCAAAGATGTCACCGAAGGGGCTCGTTCCGTCGAAGGGACTACCACCCTGGGGAATGTCGCCCACAAAACCGAACTGATCGTACTGAGCCCGCTTCTGGGGGTCGCTCAGGACCTCATAGGCCTCGTTGATTTCCTTGAATCGCTCCTCCGCCTCCCGATTTCCAGGGTTCGCATCGGGGTGAAACTTGCGGACGAACTTGCGGTAGGCCTTTTTGATGTCCTCAGTACTCGCCTCCCGGGGCACGTCCAATATCTTGTAGTAATCCTTGGTCTGTACAGGCCCCGGCATCTTTCGTCACTCCCTACGCCTCGCCCTTGTCCGAGAACTCCGCGTCCACCGTATCCCCCTGAGACTCGGAGGCACCCTGTCCCGGCGCCGCCTTCGCCGCATCGCCCTGAGGAGATTCCTGAGCATACAGCCGCTGCGCCAGAGGGTGCACCTCCGCAGTGAGTGCACTCAGCGCCTTCCGGATCGCCTCGGGATCGCTTCCCGAAGCGGCATTCTTGAGTGCCTCCAGGCCGGTTTGTATTTTGCCTTTCTCCTCGGGCGTGACCTTATCGCCCAGATCGCGGAGGAGCTTCTCCGTGTTGTACACGGTGCTGTCCGCCTCGTTCCTGGCTTCGGCAAGTTCCTTCTTTTTCCTGTCCGCGTCCTCGTTGCTCTCCGCCTCGTTCTTCATCCGCTCGATCTCTTCCTCGGAGAGCCGAGAGGACTGGATGGTGATGTGCTGACTTTTACCCGTGGCCTTGTCCTTGGCAGTGACGTTGAGGATGCCGTTCACGTCGATGTTGAAAGTCACCTCAATTTGAGGAACTCCCCTTGGTGCAGGGGGAATTCCGTCGAGGAAGAAACGCCCGAGACTCACGTTGTCCGCGGCCATGGCGCGCTCGCCCTGCAGGACATGCACCTCCACCTGCGTCTGGTTGTCCCCGGCGGTGGTGAAGATCTGGCTCTTGGAGACCGGAATGGCCGTGTTTCGTTCGATGATCTTCGTGAAGACCCCGCCCAATGTCTCGAGACCAAGCGAGAGAGGCGTCACATCCACGAGAACGATGTCCTTGTGCTCTCCCGCCAAAATCGCCGCCTGAATCGCGGCGCCCACGGCGACGCACTCGTCGGGGTTGATTCCCTTCGTAGGCTCCTTGCCGAGAAGTTCCCGAATCTTTTTCTGCACCATGGGCATGCGCGTGGCACCTCCCACGAGGAGCACCTTGTCGATCTCCTGTGCAGTGAGCCCGGCATCGGAGAGCGCTCTGCGGGTAGGCTCCACGACACGCTCCAGAAGACCCGCGGTCATCTCCTCGAAACGGGCCCGAGTGAGCGTCAGTTCCAGGTGCTTGGGACCGTTCTGATCCGCCGTAATGAACGGGAGAGAAATCGAGGTCTCGGGCATGGAGGACAGCTCTATCTTCGCTTTTTCCGCAGCCTCCCGAAGGCGTTGCATGGCCATCTTGTCCTTGCGGAGATCGATGCCGTCACTCTTGCGGAACTCCTCCACCATCCAGTCCACGATCTTCATGTCCCAGTCATCGCCGCCGAGGAGGTTGTCCCCCGATGTGGCGAGGACTTCGAAGACTCCTTCTCCTACATCGAGGACGGACACGTCGAAGGTACCGCCGCCGAGATCGAAGACCAGGAGCTTGTGCTCCCCTTCCTTGTTCGCACCATAGGCAAGGGCCGCCGCCGTGGGTTCGTTGATGATGCGGAGCACTTCGAGCCCGGCGATGGCGCCGGCGTCCTTTGTCGCCTGGCGCTGGGCGTCCGTGAAATAGGCGGGAACAGTGATGACCGCCTTCGTGACGGGCTCGCCCAGATACTCCTCGGCATCGCGCTTCATTTTCTGGAGAATCATGGAGGAAATCTCCTGCGGCGTGTAGTACTTGTCATCAATGCGCACTTTGTAATCGGTACCCATTTTCCGCTTGATGGAGATCACCGTGCGCTCGGGGTTGACGATGGCCTGCCGCTTGGCGAGTTGCCCAACAAGCCGTTCCCCTTCTTTTGTGAACGCCACGACGGAAGGAGTGGTACGCATGCCCTCCGCATTGGCGATCACCGTTATGGCATCGCCTTCCTTAACTGCGATACAGCTGTTCGTGGTTCCCAGGTCTATTCCTACAACCTTTGCCATTTCGGATCACCTCGTCGTCCTTTGAAATGAACTTCCAAGAGAACGCAGCCATTCCGGATCTGCGTTCCCGCCTTTCTCGTTTTGTCTCACTCTTCCTCCGAATCGGAATCCGCCTGGAAGCGCCCCACGTGGACCTGCGCGGCCCGCAGGACTTTTCCGCCGAGAAGATATCCCTTCTGGAGTTCCTGCACAATCTGTCCATCCCTCGCGGGATCCTGCACGGGGACGAGCGCGACCGCTTCGTGCACGGCGGGATCGAATGCACCGTCGCAGGTGATGGCACTCACTCCCAATTCCTGGAGAGCGCCGAAAAACTGCTTCCGCACCATGGAAACGCCCTTCAGAAGGGGGTCGTCCGCCTGAGCGGCGGCAATCGCCCTGTCAAGATTATCGAGCACCGGGATGAGAAGCGTCACCGCACGCTCCGCCGCGAGTTCCCGAAGACGTGCCGCATCGCGCTCCGTCCGTTGCCTGAAATTGTGAAAATCGGCGCGGAAACGGGCACTTTCCTCATTTTTTTCGGCAAGCTCCTTTTCCATCTCCTCCAGGAGCTTCTTGCGTGATTCCGCAAGGGCCTCCGCCTCATCGAGACGTCGCCGCAACACCTCCATTTCTTCCTGAAGCCCAGCCACACAGGCAGCCAGCTCCGCCCTGGTGGGGCCGCCACCCCGTCTTCCATGGACGTCCGTTCCTTCTCTGAGCTTTCCTTCCCCCCGCTCTTCCCCGGGAGAACGACATTCCCGAAGAAGAGCTTCGTCGCGCATTTTCGCGTCAGTAAACATGTCGTTGTTCCTCCTCACTTCCATCGTCGTCGCGCAGGCCTTCCAGAACCGTTTCAAGCACGGCGATGGAGCTTTCGTAATTCATCCGAACCGGACCGATGAGACCGAGGATCGCCTTCCGTCCTCCCGTATTTGCCGTGGCAAGGACCACCGAACAGTCGTGCATGCGCTCCTCGGGATTTTCCTCCCCGATGGTGACCGTGAGCGTCCCGTTCAGCGCGCAATTATCCACGAGTTCCACGAGGGCCGACTCCTCTTCGAGAAGAGAAAATACCGCATGGAGTTTCCCCAGATCCTTGAAATCCGGCATTGCGAGCAAATGATGGGCGCCTCCACGGTAGAAACGAAAGGGTTGAGCCGACAGGAGCCCATCCATCTCGGAAATGGCGGCGCGACAGTTTTCCTCTTTTTCCCGGAGTTCGTTCATCACATATTGGAGAAGGTCATTCCTGGCCTCATTCCATGTCCGCCCCGCCATGACCGTATTGATTCTCCTTGAAAGCGTTTCGAG
It encodes:
- the dnaJ gene encoding molecular chaperone DnaJ, which codes for MPGPVQTKDYYKILDVPREASTEDIKKAYRKFVRKFHPDANPGNREAEERFKEINEAYEVLSDPQKRAQYDQFGFVGDIPQGGSPFDGTSPFGDIFGDIFDSFFGGGGRRGRSSTAPRRGSDLEMELECTLEEAFSGAVREVSIPRWEGCKRCGGSGAEPGTSPETCPACGGRGQVEHVQRTPFGQFSSVTPCARCAGKGKIISSPCKSCSGSGVLRQSHRLDVRIPPGADTGLRLRITGEGEAGVNGGPPGDLYLLIRVREHPRFERDGDRLHTKVSVLFPQAALGCEIPIETLDGEEVLDIPPGSQPGETFRLRGKGMPRLRGKGRGDLVVHLSVEVPRDLTDRQRALLQALAQEMDVSVKENESFLDKLKSFFG
- a CDS encoding RsmE family RNA methyltransferase gives rise to the protein MSLPRLRLETSLRTPEGRWILDADEVHHLVRVRRCVVGDRVEGLLPGWRVILSLEKNQERWEGVECERIPSPETSLHLLLLAGILKEDAWNALLRNAVEVGVAQILPLRCERSVPKGAVLSAPRRMERWQRILLEATKQCGASSPPHLFSPLEVEEIDPVTLPPECYAAILDGGARPLGSVQCGPDVAFAVGPEGDFSPREKERFREMGFVPVSLGPRILRAPTAVTVGCSWFSLTREGLCRTDDALSL
- the dnaK gene encoding molecular chaperone DnaK, which translates into the protein MAKVVGIDLGTTNSCIAVKEGDAITVIANAEGMRTTPSVVAFTKEGERLVGQLAKRQAIVNPERTVISIKRKMGTDYKVRIDDKYYTPQEISSMILQKMKRDAEEYLGEPVTKAVITVPAYFTDAQRQATKDAGAIAGLEVLRIINEPTAAALAYGANKEGEHKLLVFDLGGGTFDVSVLDVGEGVFEVLATSGDNLLGGDDWDMKIVDWMVEEFRKSDGIDLRKDKMAMQRLREAAEKAKIELSSMPETSISLPFITADQNGPKHLELTLTRARFEEMTAGLLERVVEPTRRALSDAGLTAQEIDKVLLVGGATRMPMVQKKIRELLGKEPTKGINPDECVAVGAAIQAAILAGEHKDIVLVDVTPLSLGLETLGGVFTKIIERNTAIPVSKSQIFTTAGDNQTQVEVHVLQGERAMAADNVSLGRFFLDGIPPAPRGVPQIEVTFNIDVNGILNVTAKDKATGKSQHITIQSSRLSEEEIERMKNEAESNEDADRKKKELAEARNEADSTVYNTEKLLRDLGDKVTPEEKGKIQTGLEALKNAASGSDPEAIRKALSALTAEVHPLAQRLYAQESPQGDAAKAAPGQGASESQGDTVDAEFSDKGEA
- a CDS encoding 50S ribosomal protein L11 methyltransferase; its protein translation is MSMTGGDGFWWYVILEGKDGDEDVLASLAELSGSIGAEQQQGAERIRLRAYFRNSHDLGFWLGRLGEALEPWPNISIVDMGKIENRQWHTAWKDAFPPLDVGRSFVVLAPWHRGKEPVGRIPLYIYPGSAFGTGYHESTQIMLELLESHAFPGMTAVDIGSGSGILSIAAVKLGAADVTARDLDPAVIPEIEENCRLNDLPVGKVRVETGDLLRGFVSSVDCLLANIVLEPLLEMLPSVCSLLREKGVALFSGLVVREREQFLAALDRAGLVPLQELEKGDWWGVAAAPSTRNESANA
- a CDS encoding nucleotide exchange factor GrpE, with the translated sequence MFTDAKMRDEALLRECRSPGEERGEGKLREGTDVHGRRGGGPTRAELAACVAGLQEEMEVLRRRLDEAEALAESRKKLLEEMEKELAEKNEESARFRADFHNFRQRTERDAARLRELAAERAVTLLIPVLDNLDRAIAAAQADDPLLKGVSMVRKQFFGALQELGVSAITCDGAFDPAVHEAVALVPVQDPARDGQIVQELQKGYLLGGKVLRAAQVHVGRFQADSDSEEE
- the hrcA gene encoding heat-inducible transcriptional repressor HrcA, producing the protein MLSERQLEVVLAVVYDYIQTGEPVGSRTLSKKYLTGRSAATIRNEMSDLEELGYLVQPHTSAGRIPTSRAYRLYVDTILQRRRVPHPEAERWIADLREQRRDVEGALAYISQLLTRVTQYVSVAALAPFQEIRLLRVDFLRMDSTHALAIVVVEGGLVHHKMISFPCEVRQEELETLSRRINTVMAGRTWNEARNDLLQYVMNELREKEENCRAAISEMDGLLSAQPFRFYRGGAHHLLAMPDFKDLGKLHAVFSLLEEESALVELVDNCALNGTLTVTIGEENPEERMHDCSVVLATANTGGRKAILGLIGPVRMNYESSIAVLETVLEGLRDDDGSEEEQRHVY